From the genome of Lotus japonicus ecotype B-129 chromosome 6, LjGifu_v1.2, one region includes:
- the LOC130723831 gene encoding uncharacterized protein LOC130723831 isoform X1 gives MLGMALRCFCAPDIPTQYQNHVKLEQRSSNKKCLQNVKSLVNTIELPSISSSPLESLQRGNWVKLICGASFEDVVDIRNLSLVYTLAGVDCIDCAADASVVSAVNEGIEAARDILCIRRPWVMISVNDDKDLHFRKAEFDPEDCPADCSRPCENVCPANAISFQRKPNVGNMMLENLKDGVITERCYGCGRCLPVCPYDKIREVTYVRDAITTADLIKRNDVDAMEIHTSGRQSTLFEELWYALGDTVQNLKLIAVSLPNNGDSTISSMNKMFSIMKPSLRGFNLWQLDGRPMSGDIGRGATKESIVFAAHLTKAKDRPPGFLQLAGGTNAHTIDGLKKEGLFQTTITEYLDDEMSTISSSNSSHVLISGIAYGGYARKIVGRVLRSMQTQHGGAASIEDHPEHLLMALREALALVGPVKNIVKRVKCPLELTLIYSSKFTTCHITGGSGSDIFQIKIS, from the exons ATGCTGGGAATGGCTCTGAGATGTTTCTGCGCCCCAGATATTCCAACTCAGTACCAAAACCATG TGAAATTGGAACAGAGAAGCAGCAATAAGAAGTGTCTTCAGAATGTGAAGAGTCTGGTCAACACTATTGAGCTTCCATCCATTTCATCTTCTCCACTTGAGTCTCTTCAGAGAGGCAACTGGGTCAAGCTCATTTGTGGTGCAAGCTTTGAG gATGTTGTTGATATCAGAAATCTCAGTTTGGTTTACACTCTTGCTGGAG TTGACTGCATTGACTGCGCTGCTGATGCTTCGGTTGTCAGCGCtgtgaatgaaggaattgaagcTGCAAGAGATATATTATGCATTCGAAGGCCGTGGGTGATGATCAGTGTCAATGATGACAAAGACCTTCACTTTCGTAAGGCTG AATTTGATCCAGAGGACTGTCCAGCAGACTGTTCACGGCCTTGTGAAAATGTGTGCCCTGCTAATGCAATATCATTCCAACGAAAACCTAATGTTGGAAATATGATGTTGGAAAACCTAAAG GATGGAGTCATCACTGAACGCTGCTATGGCTGTGGTCGCTGTCTTCCAGTTTGCCCCTATGATAAAATTA GAGAGGTAACATATGTTAGAGATGCTATCACAACTGCTGATCTCATCAAAAGAAATGATGTTGATGCTATGGAGATACACACAAGTGGGAG GCAGAGTACACTGTTCGAAGAACTCTGGTATGCTCTAGGAGACACAGTACAAAATTTGAAGCTAATAGCA GTTAGCTTACCTAATAATGGGGATTCAACAATATCCTCCATGAACAAAATGTTCTCTATTATGAAACCCAGTCTTCGAGGCTTCAACTTATGGCAG TTAGATGGCCGTCCCATGAGTGGAGATATTGGGAGAGGAGCCACTAAGGAATCAATTGTGTTTGCTGCTCATTTGACTAAAGCAAAAGATAGACCTCCAG GTTTTCTTCAACTTGCTGGTGGAACTAATGCTCACACAATAGATGGGTTGAAAAAAGAGGGACTCTTTCAAACAACTATAACCG AGTACCTAGATGATGAAATGTCAACAATCAGCTCATCTAATTCATCACATGTTTTAATTAGTGGCATAGCTTACGGTGGCTACGCACGGAAG ATTGTTGGTAGAGTATTGCGATCCATGCAGACCCAACATGGTGGAGCTGCTTCGATTGAGGATCATCCGGAGCATCTCTTGATGGCTCTTAGGGAAGCACTTGCATTGGTTGGACCTGTTAAAAAT ATTGTCAAGAGGGTAAAGTGTCCTTTGGAGCTCACGCTGATTTACTCATCAAAATTTACCACGTGTCACATCACAGGTGGCTCTGGAAGTGATATTTTTCAAATCAAAATCTCTTAA
- the LOC130723831 gene encoding uncharacterized protein LOC130723831 isoform X2 — protein MLGMALRCFCAPDIPTQYQNHVKLEQRSSNKKCLQNVKSLVNTIELPSISSSPLESLQRGNWVKLICGASFEDVVDIRNLSLVYTLAGVDCIDCAADASVVSAVNEGIEAARDILCIRRPWVMISVNDDKDLHFRKAEFDPEDCPADCSRPCENVCPANAISFQRKPNVGNMMLENLKDGVITERCYGCGRCLPVCPYDKIREVTYVRDAITTADLIKRNDVDAMEIHTSGRQSTLFEELWYALGDTVQNLKLIAVSLPNNGDSTISSMNKMFSIMKPSLRGFNLWQLDGRPMSGDIGRGATKESIVFAAHLTKAKDRPPGFLQLAGGTNAHTIDGLKKEGLFQTTITEYLDDEMSTISSSNSSHVLISGIAYGGYARKIVGRVLRSMQTQHGGAASIEDHPEHLLMALREALALVGPVKNVALEVIFFKSKSLKCCVICPHHV, from the exons ATGCTGGGAATGGCTCTGAGATGTTTCTGCGCCCCAGATATTCCAACTCAGTACCAAAACCATG TGAAATTGGAACAGAGAAGCAGCAATAAGAAGTGTCTTCAGAATGTGAAGAGTCTGGTCAACACTATTGAGCTTCCATCCATTTCATCTTCTCCACTTGAGTCTCTTCAGAGAGGCAACTGGGTCAAGCTCATTTGTGGTGCAAGCTTTGAG gATGTTGTTGATATCAGAAATCTCAGTTTGGTTTACACTCTTGCTGGAG TTGACTGCATTGACTGCGCTGCTGATGCTTCGGTTGTCAGCGCtgtgaatgaaggaattgaagcTGCAAGAGATATATTATGCATTCGAAGGCCGTGGGTGATGATCAGTGTCAATGATGACAAAGACCTTCACTTTCGTAAGGCTG AATTTGATCCAGAGGACTGTCCAGCAGACTGTTCACGGCCTTGTGAAAATGTGTGCCCTGCTAATGCAATATCATTCCAACGAAAACCTAATGTTGGAAATATGATGTTGGAAAACCTAAAG GATGGAGTCATCACTGAACGCTGCTATGGCTGTGGTCGCTGTCTTCCAGTTTGCCCCTATGATAAAATTA GAGAGGTAACATATGTTAGAGATGCTATCACAACTGCTGATCTCATCAAAAGAAATGATGTTGATGCTATGGAGATACACACAAGTGGGAG GCAGAGTACACTGTTCGAAGAACTCTGGTATGCTCTAGGAGACACAGTACAAAATTTGAAGCTAATAGCA GTTAGCTTACCTAATAATGGGGATTCAACAATATCCTCCATGAACAAAATGTTCTCTATTATGAAACCCAGTCTTCGAGGCTTCAACTTATGGCAG TTAGATGGCCGTCCCATGAGTGGAGATATTGGGAGAGGAGCCACTAAGGAATCAATTGTGTTTGCTGCTCATTTGACTAAAGCAAAAGATAGACCTCCAG GTTTTCTTCAACTTGCTGGTGGAACTAATGCTCACACAATAGATGGGTTGAAAAAAGAGGGACTCTTTCAAACAACTATAACCG AGTACCTAGATGATGAAATGTCAACAATCAGCTCATCTAATTCATCACATGTTTTAATTAGTGGCATAGCTTACGGTGGCTACGCACGGAAG ATTGTTGGTAGAGTATTGCGATCCATGCAGACCCAACATGGTGGAGCTGCTTCGATTGAGGATCATCCGGAGCATCTCTTGATGGCTCTTAGGGAAGCACTTGCATTGGTTGGACCTGTTAAAAAT GTGGCTCTGGAAGTGATATTTTTCAAATCAAAATCTCTTAAGTGTTGTGTTATATGTCCCCACCATGTTTAA
- the LOC130723831 gene encoding uncharacterized protein LOC130723831 isoform X3, with protein MLGMALRCFCAPDIPTQYQNHVKLEQRSSNKKCLQNVKSLVNTIELPSISSSPLESLQRGNWVKLICGASFEDVVDIRNLSLVYTLAGVDCIDCAADASVVSAVNEGIEAARDILCIRRPWVMISVNDDKDLHFRKAEFDPEDCPADCSRPCENVCPANAISFQRKPNVGNMMLENLKDGVITERCYGCGRCLPVCPYDKIREVTYVRDAITTADLIKRNDVDAMEIHTSGRQSTLFEELWYALGDTVQNLKLIAVSLPNNGDSTISSMNKMFSIMKPSLRGFNLWQLDGRPMSGDIGRGATKESIVFAAHLTKAKDRPPGFLQLAGGTNAHTIDGLKKEGLFQTTITEYLDDEMSTISSSNSSHVLISGIAYGGYARKIVGRVLRSMQTQHGGAASIEDHPEHLLMALREALALVGPVKNVCDP; from the exons ATGCTGGGAATGGCTCTGAGATGTTTCTGCGCCCCAGATATTCCAACTCAGTACCAAAACCATG TGAAATTGGAACAGAGAAGCAGCAATAAGAAGTGTCTTCAGAATGTGAAGAGTCTGGTCAACACTATTGAGCTTCCATCCATTTCATCTTCTCCACTTGAGTCTCTTCAGAGAGGCAACTGGGTCAAGCTCATTTGTGGTGCAAGCTTTGAG gATGTTGTTGATATCAGAAATCTCAGTTTGGTTTACACTCTTGCTGGAG TTGACTGCATTGACTGCGCTGCTGATGCTTCGGTTGTCAGCGCtgtgaatgaaggaattgaagcTGCAAGAGATATATTATGCATTCGAAGGCCGTGGGTGATGATCAGTGTCAATGATGACAAAGACCTTCACTTTCGTAAGGCTG AATTTGATCCAGAGGACTGTCCAGCAGACTGTTCACGGCCTTGTGAAAATGTGTGCCCTGCTAATGCAATATCATTCCAACGAAAACCTAATGTTGGAAATATGATGTTGGAAAACCTAAAG GATGGAGTCATCACTGAACGCTGCTATGGCTGTGGTCGCTGTCTTCCAGTTTGCCCCTATGATAAAATTA GAGAGGTAACATATGTTAGAGATGCTATCACAACTGCTGATCTCATCAAAAGAAATGATGTTGATGCTATGGAGATACACACAAGTGGGAG GCAGAGTACACTGTTCGAAGAACTCTGGTATGCTCTAGGAGACACAGTACAAAATTTGAAGCTAATAGCA GTTAGCTTACCTAATAATGGGGATTCAACAATATCCTCCATGAACAAAATGTTCTCTATTATGAAACCCAGTCTTCGAGGCTTCAACTTATGGCAG TTAGATGGCCGTCCCATGAGTGGAGATATTGGGAGAGGAGCCACTAAGGAATCAATTGTGTTTGCTGCTCATTTGACTAAAGCAAAAGATAGACCTCCAG GTTTTCTTCAACTTGCTGGTGGAACTAATGCTCACACAATAGATGGGTTGAAAAAAGAGGGACTCTTTCAAACAACTATAACCG AGTACCTAGATGATGAAATGTCAACAATCAGCTCATCTAATTCATCACATGTTTTAATTAGTGGCATAGCTTACGGTGGCTACGCACGGAAG ATTGTTGGTAGAGTATTGCGATCCATGCAGACCCAACATGGTGGAGCTGCTTCGATTGAGGATCATCCGGAGCATCTCTTGATGGCTCTTAGGGAAGCACTTGCATTGGTTGGACCTGTTAAAAATGTCTGTGATCCATGA
- the LOC130723832 gene encoding ATP-citrate synthase beta chain protein 1-like, with translation MSHTPTKKKLKSNMDVNMENSGAESNGSHAKNQALRDVAVKETFDKLVEEERKKMVPLKETTPPPILEAAIKNGNVRAPTHITSTICDERGEVPLYAGVPLSSIIEKGYGIGDVISLLWFKRSLPRYCTQFIEMCIMLCADHGPCASGAHNTIVTARAGKDLISSLVSGLLTIGPRFGGAIDDAARYFKDAHDRGLTPDEFVESMKKKGIRVPGIGHRVKNKDKKDKRVEMLQKFARAHFPCVKYMEYAVQVEDYTLSKSNKLILNIDGAIASLFLDLLAGCGMFTEQEISEIVEIGYLNGLFVLARSIGLIGHAFDQKRLKQPLYRHPWEDVLYTN, from the exons ATGTCTCACACCCCAACAAAGAAAAAGCTCAAATCTAATATGGATGTGAATATGGAGAATTCAGGAGCTGAAAGTAATGGTTCTCATGCAAAGAATCAGGCATTAAGGGATGTTGCGGTTAAAGAAACATTTGACAAATTG gttgaagaagaaaggaagaagatggtCCCACTGAAGGAAACAACTCCTCCACCAATCCTTGAAGCTGCAATTAAGAATGGAAATGTCCGGGCACCAACTCATATTACTTCCACCATTTGTGATGAAAGAG GTGAGGTGCCATTATATGCTGGTGTACCCTTGTCTTCCATTATTGAAAAGGGTTATGGCATTGGTGATGTTATCTCTCTTCTCTGGTTCAAACGCAGCCTTCCCCGTTACTGTACTCAATTTATTGAG ATGTGCATCATGTTATGTGCCGACCATGGTCCTTGCGCCTCTGGTGCTCACAATACTATTGTGACAGCAAGGGCTGGGAAGGACCTGATTTCTAGTCTAGTATCAG GTTTGCTTACAATTGGTCCTCGATTTGGCGGTGCCATTGATGATGCAGCTCGCTACTTCAAGGATGCTCATGACAGG GGGCTTACGCCTGATGAGTTTGTTGAAAGCATGAAGAAGAAAGGAATTCGCGTGCCAGGAATAGGGCACAG GGTCAAGAATAAGGACAAGAAAGATAAGAGAGTTGAGATGCTACAGAAGTTTGCACGGGCGCATTTTCCTTGTGTGAAATACATGGAATATGCTGTTCAAGTTGAAGATTACACCCTCTCAAAGTCAAATAAATTAATTCTCAATATTGATGGTGCCATTGCATCtcttttcttggatcttctggcTGGTTGTGGAATGTTCACAGAGCAAGAGATCAGTGAAATTGTGGAGATTGGCTATCTGAATGGGCTCTTTGTGCTGGCACGCTCCATTGGTCTGATTGG CCATGCCTTTGACCAAAAGAGATTGAAGCAACCCCTCTACCGCCACCCATGGGAGGATGTTCTCTACACAAATTGA